A genomic stretch from Campylobacter lari subsp. concheus includes:
- a CDS encoding carbon starvation CstA family protein codes for MSTSNKILWFIIAIVGAVCFGMLALQNGESVSAIYLVIAALCIYIIGYRFYGRYIAYKVLELDKNRATPAVVKNDGCDFVPTNKIVLFGHHFAAIAGAGPLVGPILAAQMGYLPSMLWILIGGVLAGAVHDFVVLFISTRRNGKSLGEMIKDELGQFVGAVAMIAIFGIMLIIIAILAMVVVKALAESPWGLFTIAMTIPIAIFMGIYMRFLRPGRVGEASIIGFILLILAIHYGSEIAADPYWAKIFTFDAPTLALIMMAYGFIAAILPVWFLLAPRDYLSTFLKIGVIVVMALAIVFVAPDLQMPKINSQYLDGSGPVFAGAIFPFLFITIACGAISGFHALISSGTTPKMLENETHALAVGYGSMLMESAVAIMALICACILHPGLYFAINAPAATIGVDVANAAATISSWGFKITPEEITTLTTNIGEQSILSRTGGAPTFAVGVALILHELFGGVNLMGFWYHFAILFEALFILTAVDAGTRACRFMAQDILGNIYKPLGNINNTLAGIFATALSVGGWGYFLYQGAIDPKGGIYSLWPLFGVSNQMLAGMALLLASAILFKMGKAKYTWVTLLPAAFVLVATLYGGIQKVLPYKEGDKIHNAISHVAAVQINAQKIQEFNLKLSQTQDEAIIEQIKKDIKLASQTKNSNLINAILCVFFMITTLLVILSCFGIFIKKLNIPLKESPYIALKKEKA; via the coding sequence ATGAGTACATCAAATAAAATACTATGGTTTATTATTGCCATTGTTGGTGCTGTTTGTTTTGGAATGCTAGCGCTTCAAAATGGTGAAAGTGTTTCAGCGATTTATCTTGTTATTGCTGCTTTATGTATTTATATCATAGGATATAGATTTTATGGTAGATATATTGCCTATAAGGTGCTAGAGCTAGATAAAAACAGAGCAACTCCTGCTGTGGTTAAAAACGACGGATGTGATTTTGTCCCTACAAATAAAATCGTGCTTTTTGGGCATCATTTTGCCGCTATCGCAGGAGCTGGTCCTTTAGTAGGTCCTATACTTGCTGCACAAATGGGTTATTTACCATCTATGCTTTGGATACTAATAGGCGGTGTTTTGGCGGGCGCGGTACATGATTTTGTAGTTTTATTTATATCTACGCGTCGTAATGGAAAATCTTTAGGAGAGATGATAAAAGATGAATTAGGACAATTTGTCGGCGCAGTGGCAATGATCGCTATATTTGGAATTATGCTTATAATTATTGCAATTTTAGCTATGGTTGTTGTAAAAGCTTTAGCAGAGTCTCCATGGGGATTATTTACCATTGCAATGACTATTCCTATTGCTATTTTTATGGGAATTTATATGAGATTTTTAAGACCTGGTAGGGTTGGTGAAGCTTCTATTATAGGTTTTATATTGCTCATATTAGCCATACATTATGGAAGTGAAATAGCTGCTGATCCTTATTGGGCAAAAATCTTTACCTTTGATGCGCCAACCTTAGCACTTATTATGATGGCTTATGGTTTTATAGCTGCAATTTTACCTGTTTGGTTTTTACTTGCTCCAAGAGATTATTTATCGACTTTTTTAAAAATCGGTGTTATTGTGGTTATGGCTTTAGCTATCGTATTTGTAGCACCTGATCTACAAATGCCAAAAATTAATTCTCAATATTTAGATGGAAGCGGACCTGTATTTGCTGGGGCAATTTTTCCATTTTTATTTATTACTATTGCATGCGGAGCTATTAGTGGTTTTCACGCATTAATTTCAAGTGGTACAACCCCTAAAATGCTTGAAAATGAAACCCATGCATTAGCCGTTGGATATGGCTCTATGCTTATGGAAAGTGCTGTGGCTATCATGGCTTTAATTTGTGCTTGTATTTTACACCCTGGTCTTTACTTTGCCATTAATGCACCTGCTGCTACTATAGGTGTAGATGTTGCAAACGCAGCTGCCACTATTTCTAGCTGGGGTTTTAAAATAACTCCTGAGGAAATCACTACTTTAACTACAAATATAGGCGAACAAAGCATACTATCAAGAACTGGTGGAGCACCAACATTTGCCGTAGGAGTTGCTTTGATTTTACATGAATTATTTGGTGGAGTGAATTTAATGGGTTTTTGGTATCACTTTGCTATTTTATTTGAGGCCTTGTTTATTTTAACCGCTGTTGATGCTGGGACAAGAGCTTGTAGATTTATGGCGCAAGATATATTGGGTAATATTTATAAACCTTTAGGAAATATCAATAATACCTTAGCAGGAATTTTTGCAACAGCTTTAAGTGTTGGTGGATGGGGGTATTTTCTCTATCAAGGAGCGATAGATCCAAAAGGCGGAATTTACTCATTATGGCCACTTTTTGGAGTGAGTAATCAAATGCTTGCTGGCATGGCATTACTTTTAGCAAGTGCAATTTTATTTAAAATGGGAAAAGCTAAATATACTTGGGTAACATTACTTCCTGCTGCTTTTGTTTTGGTTGCAACCCTTTATGGAGGAATCCAAAAAGTACTTCCTTATAAAGAAGGTGATAAGATACATAATGCTATAAGTCATGTTGCTGCTGTACAAATAAATGCACAAAAAATACAAGAATTTAATTTAAAACTTTCTCAAACACAAGATGAAGCAATAATCGAGCAAATCAAAAAAGATATAAAATTAGCATCTCAAACTAAAAATTCCAATTTAATAAATGCAATTTTATGTGTGTTTTTCATGATTACCACTTTGCTTGTTATACTTTCTTGCTTTGGAATTTTTATCAAAAAATTAAACATTCCTTTAAAAGAAAGTCCTTATATAGCATTAAAAAAGGAAAAAGCATGA
- the ubiE gene encoding bifunctional demethylmenaquinone methyltransferase/2-methoxy-6-polyprenyl-1,4-benzoquinol methylase UbiE, which yields MQKQEKIVKMFDDIAPTYDKANRILSFGSDVSWRKKACLDVFKFSNSELDIIDVACGTGDMIIEWQNQALRANKNIISIKGVDPSAGMLEVAKKKIPDATFVQAKAQELPLENESADIVSISYGIRNVVDRKEAIKEFARVLKKDGILLVLEFTKREQGGFIAACRDFYLKNILPKVGGFISKNYSAYEYLPSSIEDFLSKEEFIKELSGYFEMLEYKSFSFGVCSMFIARKK from the coding sequence ATGCAAAAACAAGAAAAAATAGTTAAAATGTTTGATGATATAGCACCAACTTATGATAAGGCTAATAGAATTTTAAGCTTTGGAAGTGATGTGAGTTGGAGAAAAAAAGCTTGTTTGGATGTTTTTAAATTTTCTAATAGTGAACTTGATATTATCGATGTAGCTTGTGGTACGGGCGATATGATTATAGAATGGCAAAATCAAGCCTTAAGAGCAAATAAAAATATCATTAGCATAAAAGGGGTTGATCCAAGTGCGGGCATGCTTGAAGTGGCTAAGAAAAAAATTCCTGATGCGACTTTTGTGCAAGCAAAAGCACAAGAACTTCCACTTGAAAATGAAAGTGCAGACATCGTAAGTATAAGTTATGGTATACGCAATGTGGTAGATAGAAAAGAAGCCATAAAAGAATTTGCAAGAGTGTTAAAAAAGGATGGGATTTTACTTGTGCTTGAATTTACCAAAAGAGAGCAGGGTGGTTTTATAGCTGCTTGTAGAGATTTTTACTTAAAAAATATTTTGCCAAAAGTAGGTGGATTTATCAGTAAAAATTATAGTGCTTATGAGTATTTACCAAGTTCTATAGAAGATTTTTTAAGCAAAGAAGAATTCATTAAAGAATTGAGTGGGTATTTTGAAATGCTAGAGTATAAAAGCTTTAGTTTTGGTGTTTGCTCTATGTTTATTGCAAGAAAAAAATGA
- the uvrA gene encoding excinuclease ABC subunit UvrA: protein MNNDKISIIGAKENNLKNINLEIPKNKLIVFTGLSGSGKSTLAFGTLYAEGQRRYIESLSAYARQFLDKVGKPNVDKIEGLTPAIAIDQKTTSKNPRSTVGTITEIYDYLRLLYARIGSQHCHQCGQKISSMSAADIVGEILKLPKGAKIIIYAPLIKEKKGTFADLLENLVTKGYVRAQIDGVLTRLDEDIELAKTKKHTIKLVIDRLEVQDDMLARLASDIEKGLSESFGEVEIEVLNNEELKIPKHFHYSEHNACFDCKISFPLLEPLSFSFNSPKGACPSCDGLGIRYTLDMKKLINEELSLEAGAIKLLYGFNKSYYYKFLMAFCEQNDIRVKIPYNELNEEEKRLVLYGNAKEINFLWKRHRLSRKFEGAVKYAYEMLKDEKDLSEYMSEKTCKDCNGHRLRAESLAVKVAEKNLGEILDMSIENTTAFFSKETNFAYLSEQERLIAKPIFKEINERLFFLYDVGLGYLSLGRDARTISGGEAQRIRIASQIGSGLSGVMYVLDEPSIGLHERDTAKLIKTLRNLQQKGNTLIVVEHDKMTIEEADFIVDIGPNAGKFGGEVVFSGTYKELSKSKSQTALYMTGKKQIAHQKNREQKDFISLKDVSINNIQNLSVDFPLRNLVAITGVSGSGKSSLILQTLLPFAKEELNRAKKVKKLSGAKIEGLEKLDKVIYLDQSPIGRTPRSNPATYTGAMDEIRNLFAATKEAKMRGYKAGRFSFNVKGGRCEKCSGDGEIKIEMHFLPDVMVTCDVCNGKRYNDATLEIKYKGKSIADVLSMSIIEASEFFTSVPKIKQKLDTLVKVGLDYLTLGQNATTLSGGEAQRIKLAKELSRSDTGKTLYILDEPTTGLHFEDVNKLILVLQHLVDLGNSVFVIEHNLDVIKNADYIIDMGPEGGVKGGKVIAKGSVEELAKNHEKSGSYTGYYLNLELKSTKK, encoded by the coding sequence ATGAATAATGACAAAATAAGTATCATTGGTGCTAAGGAAAATAATCTTAAAAATATCAACTTAGAAATTCCTAAAAATAAACTCATAGTTTTTACAGGACTTAGTGGAAGTGGTAAATCTACTTTAGCCTTTGGCACGCTTTATGCAGAAGGACAACGTCGCTATATTGAAAGTTTAAGTGCTTATGCGAGGCAGTTTTTAGATAAAGTAGGTAAGCCAAATGTTGATAAAATAGAAGGTTTAACTCCTGCTATTGCTATTGATCAAAAAACAACTTCTAAAAATCCTCGATCAACTGTTGGAACGATTACTGAAATTTATGATTATCTAAGACTTTTATATGCAAGGATTGGCTCACAACATTGTCATCAATGTGGTCAAAAAATCTCATCTATGAGTGCAGCAGATATTGTAGGTGAAATCTTAAAGCTTCCAAAAGGAGCTAAAATCATCATTTATGCACCTTTGATCAAAGAAAAAAAGGGAACTTTTGCAGATCTTTTGGAAAATTTAGTTACAAAAGGTTATGTTAGAGCGCAAATTGATGGAGTTTTAACGCGTCTTGATGAAGATATTGAGCTTGCTAAAACCAAAAAACATACTATAAAACTTGTTATAGATAGGCTTGAAGTGCAAGATGATATGCTAGCAAGACTTGCAAGCGATATAGAAAAAGGTCTTAGTGAGAGCTTTGGCGAAGTGGAAATTGAAGTTTTAAATAATGAAGAATTAAAAATACCTAAGCATTTTCATTATAGCGAGCATAATGCTTGTTTTGATTGTAAAATTTCTTTTCCTTTGCTTGAACCTTTGAGTTTTTCTTTTAATTCTCCAAAAGGCGCTTGTCCAAGTTGTGATGGTCTTGGTATAAGATATACGCTAGATATGAAAAAACTTATCAATGAAGAATTAAGCTTAGAAGCAGGAGCTATAAAGCTTTTGTATGGGTTTAATAAAAGTTATTATTATAAGTTTTTAATGGCCTTTTGTGAACAAAATGATATCAGGGTAAAAATTCCATATAATGAGTTAAATGAAGAAGAAAAGCGTCTAGTGCTTTATGGTAATGCCAAGGAAATCAACTTTTTATGGAAAAGACATCGCTTAAGCCGTAAATTTGAAGGTGCGGTTAAATATGCCTATGAAATGTTAAAAGATGAAAAAGATTTAAGCGAGTATATGAGCGAAAAAACTTGCAAAGATTGTAATGGTCATCGTTTAAGAGCTGAGAGTTTAGCTGTAAAAGTTGCTGAAAAAAATTTGGGTGAAATTTTAGATATGAGCATAGAAAATACTACTGCATTTTTTTCAAAAGAAACTAATTTTGCGTATTTAAGTGAACAAGAAAGATTGATAGCTAAACCTATTTTTAAAGAAATTAACGAAAGATTGTTTTTTCTTTATGATGTAGGACTTGGATATTTATCTTTAGGGCGTGATGCAAGAACCATTAGTGGGGGTGAGGCTCAAAGAATTCGTATAGCATCTCAAATTGGTAGTGGCTTAAGCGGGGTAATGTATGTTTTAGATGAGCCTAGCATTGGTTTGCATGAGCGAGATACAGCAAAACTCATTAAAACTTTAAGAAATCTTCAGCAAAAGGGTAATACTTTAATCGTAGTTGAGCATGATAAAATGACTATAGAAGAAGCAGATTTTATCGTAGATATTGGTCCAAATGCTGGTAAATTTGGCGGTGAGGTTGTATTTAGTGGAACTTATAAAGAATTGTCAAAAAGCAAAAGCCAAACTGCCCTTTATATGACTGGCAAAAAGCAAATTGCTCATCAAAAAAATAGAGAACAAAAAGATTTTATCAGCTTAAAAGATGTGAGTATTAATAATATTCAAAATCTAAGCGTAGATTTTCCATTGCGTAATCTTGTGGCGATTACAGGCGTTTCAGGAAGTGGTAAGAGTTCATTAATTTTACAAACTTTACTTCCATTTGCAAAAGAAGAGCTTAACCGTGCTAAAAAAGTTAAAAAACTAAGTGGGGCTAAAATAGAAGGTTTAGAAAAACTTGATAAGGTGATTTATCTTGATCAAAGCCCTATAGGTCGTACCCCGCGTTCAAATCCTGCTACTTACACAGGCGCTATGGATGAAATTCGTAATCTTTTTGCAGCTACCAAAGAAGCTAAAATGCGAGGCTATAAAGCAGGGCGTTTTTCTTTTAATGTTAAAGGTGGAAGATGTGAAAAGTGTAGCGGCGATGGTGAGATTAAAATCGAAATGCACTTTTTGCCTGATGTGATGGTAACTTGTGATGTTTGTAATGGTAAAAGATATAATGATGCAACTTTAGAGATTAAATATAAAGGTAAAAGCATAGCTGATGTTTTAAGTATGAGTATTATTGAAGCAAGTGAGTTTTTTACTTCTGTGCCAAAAATAAAACAAAAACTTGATACTTTAGTAAAAGTTGGACTTGATTATCTTACCTTAGGACAAAATGCAACTACTTTAAGTGGTGGGGAGGCTCAGCGTATCAAACTAGCTAAAGAATTAAGCAGAAGTGATACGGGAAAAACTCTTTATATTTTAGATGAGCCTACAACGGGACTTCATTTTGAAGATGTTAATAAACTTATTTTGGTTTTACAACATTTAGTTGATCTTGGAAATAGTGTGTTTGTGATAGAGCATAATTTAGATGTGATTAAAAATGCTGATTATATCATCGATATGGGACCTGAGGGTGGAGTTAAAGGTGGTAAGGTTATAGCTAAAGGTAGCGTTGAAGAGCTTGCTAAAAATCATGAAAAAAGTGGTTCTTATACGGGGTATTATCTAAATTTAGAGCTAAAAAGCACAAAAAAATAA
- the serC gene encoding phosphoserine transaminase has product MRVMNFSAGPSNLPDEVLKEAQEYLFDYHGKGFSIMEVSHRGKVFEEVHFEAIKMAKELYGVNDDYEVLLMQGGASLQFAMIPMNLYMGGVCEFANTGVWTKKAIKEAEILGVNTKIVASSQESEFDHIPQFEFSDNPDYAYICSNNTIYGTQYKCYPKTKSPLIIDASSDFFSKKIDFSNVAMLFGGVQKNAGISGLACAFVRKDMIERSKNKNIPSMLKYSVYAENNSLFNTPATFAIYMFNLEMKWLLNQGGLDKINEQNIQKAKILYDVIDESNGFYKGHAKKEDRSLMNVSFNIAHDKNLEPVFVKEAEENGMIGLKGHKILGGIRASIYNSISIEKVQKLSEFMKDFAKKHA; this is encoded by the coding sequence ATGAGAGTAATGAATTTTAGTGCAGGTCCTTCAAACTTGCCTGATGAGGTTTTAAAAGAAGCACAGGAGTATTTGTTTGATTATCATGGCAAAGGCTTTTCTATTATGGAAGTTTCTCATCGTGGAAAGGTTTTTGAAGAAGTGCATTTTGAAGCTATTAAAATGGCAAAAGAGCTTTATGGTGTAAATGATGATTACGAAGTACTTTTAATGCAAGGTGGAGCTAGTTTGCAATTTGCTATGATACCTATGAATTTATATATGGGTGGAGTTTGTGAATTTGCTAATACTGGTGTTTGGACTAAAAAGGCTATTAAAGAGGCTGAAATTTTAGGAGTAAATACAAAAATAGTAGCAAGTAGCCAAGAAAGTGAGTTTGACCATATCCCACAATTTGAATTTAGTGATAATCCAGATTATGCTTATATATGCTCTAATAATACCATTTATGGAACCCAATATAAATGCTATCCAAAGACTAAAAGTCCTTTGATAATTGATGCTTCTAGTGATTTTTTCTCTAAAAAGATAGATTTTTCTAATGTTGCTATGCTTTTTGGTGGGGTGCAAAAAAATGCAGGAATTTCAGGACTTGCTTGTGCATTTGTGCGTAAAGATATGATAGAGCGTAGTAAAAACAAAAATATACCTAGTATGTTAAAATATAGCGTTTATGCTGAAAATAACTCTTTATTTAATACACCAGCAACCTTTGCTATATATATGTTTAATCTTGAAATGAAATGGCTTTTAAATCAAGGTGGCTTAGATAAAATCAATGAGCAAAACATACAAAAGGCTAAAATTTTATATGATGTGATTGATGAGAGTAATGGTTTTTATAAAGGTCATGCAAAAAAAGAAGATAGATCGTTAATGAATGTTAGTTTTAATATAGCTCATGATAAAAACTTAGAACCAGTTTTTGTAAAAGAAGCTGAAGAAAATGGTATGATAGGTCTTAAGGGACATAAAATTTTAGGTGGAATTCGTGCTAGTATTTATAATTCTATCAGCATTGAAAAGGTTCAAAAGCTAAGTGAATTTATGAAAGATTTTGCTAAAAAACATGCTTGA
- the perR gene encoding peroxide-responsive transcriptional repressor PerR — protein MELIQMLKNCDLKATPQRLCILKILKRHEHPNIESLYESIKEEYPSISLATVYKNLNTLKEQGLVVEINTPNQKTCYDIYEYPHIHVICSKCNHIEDVRYEDSGINKYQEDLEKKIGNIIDYLGVFAYVNGCKSCK, from the coding sequence ATGGAACTTATTCAAATGCTTAAAAATTGTGATTTAAAAGCTACTCCACAAAGACTTTGTATTTTAAAAATTTTAAAACGCCATGAGCATCCTAATATAGAATCTTTGTATGAAAGTATTAAAGAAGAATATCCTTCTATCTCATTAGCTACGGTATATAAAAATTTAAATACCTTAAAAGAACAAGGTTTGGTGGTAGAAATTAATACTCCAAATCAAAAAACTTGTTATGACATTTATGAATATCCACATATTCATGTAATTTGTAGTAAATGCAATCATATAGAAGATGTGCGCTATGAAGATAGTGGGATTAATAAATACCAAGAAGATCTTGAGAAAAAGATTGGTAATATTATTGATTATCTTGGTGTATTTGCCTATGTGAATGGTTGTAAGTCTTGCAAGTAA
- the dxs gene encoding 1-deoxy-D-xylulose-5-phosphate synthase — protein sequence MIDLNNLNIKNMQIKELENLANNLREVIIDTVSKNGGHLSSNLGVVELSIAMHYVFDVKKDPFVFDVSHQSYPHKLLSGKISNFHTLRQFNGLSGYTKPDEGDYFVAGHSSTSISLAVGACKAIRLKNEDRLPVVLIGDGALSAGMAYEALNELGDREYPCVIILNDNEMSISRPIGAISKYLSQAMATQFYQKFKKRIENLLEYFPQGASYMAKRFEEGLRLITPGLLFEELGLEYIGPIDGHNLNEVINALNQAKAMKKPCVVHAQTIKGKGYALAEGKNAKWHGVGAFDRSSGESLKANISKKSATEIFSNTLLNLAQKYENIVGVTAAMPSGTGLDKLIEKYPERFWDVAIAEQHAVTSMAAMAKEGFKPFIAIYSTFMQRAYDQVIHDCAIMNLNVVIAMDRAGIVGEDGETHQGVFDVSFLSAIPNITLAAPRDEAMMEKIMEYAYFHQGVFAFRYPRGNFLLNDDFNPCEIKLAKAQILSKAQSDKVFLGFGQGVAKAKLALDKFGLDYASLIDLIFAKPLDEELLKELAKDTKTWFVFSDSAKIGGVGSLIANFLQQENLYHIKLVSFEFEDQFIAHGKTNEVEKFLELDIDSLCQKIKIY from the coding sequence ATGATAGACTTAAATAACTTAAATATTAAAAATATGCAAATTAAAGAGTTAGAAAATTTAGCTAATAATTTGCGTGAAGTTATTATAGATACAGTGAGTAAAAATGGTGGACATTTAAGTTCAAATTTAGGTGTTGTGGAACTTAGTATAGCCATGCATTATGTTTTTGATGTAAAAAAAGATCCTTTTGTTTTTGATGTTTCACACCAATCTTATCCACACAAACTTTTAAGTGGTAAAATAAGTAATTTTCATACTCTAAGACAATTTAATGGTTTAAGTGGTTATACAAAGCCTGATGAGGGAGATTATTTTGTAGCAGGACATTCAAGCACTTCTATATCTTTAGCAGTTGGAGCTTGCAAGGCTATAAGATTAAAAAATGAAGATCGCTTGCCTGTTGTATTAATAGGCGATGGAGCGCTTAGTGCGGGTATGGCTTATGAAGCTTTAAATGAGCTTGGCGATAGAGAATATCCTTGTGTAATTATTTTAAATGATAATGAGATGAGTATATCAAGGCCAATTGGAGCTATTTCAAAATATCTTTCTCAAGCAATGGCAACGCAGTTTTATCAAAAGTTTAAAAAACGCATAGAAAATCTTTTAGAATACTTTCCTCAAGGTGCATCTTATATGGCAAAGCGTTTTGAAGAGGGTTTAAGACTTATTACACCAGGACTTTTGTTTGAAGAATTAGGGCTTGAGTATATTGGGCCTATTGATGGACATAATTTAAATGAGGTTATTAATGCGCTCAATCAAGCAAAAGCTATGAAAAAACCTTGCGTTGTGCATGCGCAAACTATCAAAGGCAAGGGTTATGCATTAGCCGAGGGAAAAAATGCTAAATGGCATGGAGTAGGTGCTTTTGATAGAAGTAGCGGGGAGAGTTTAAAGGCAAATATAAGTAAAAAAAGCGCCACAGAAATTTTTTCAAATACCCTACTGAATTTAGCTCAAAAATATGAAAATATAGTGGGTGTGACCGCTGCTATGCCAAGTGGTACTGGACTTGATAAATTAATAGAGAAATATCCTGAACGTTTTTGGGATGTCGCAATTGCAGAACAACATGCAGTTACTTCTATGGCGGCTATGGCAAAAGAAGGTTTTAAACCTTTTATAGCAATTTATAGTACTTTTATGCAAAGAGCTTATGATCAAGTAATTCATGATTGTGCTATTATGAATTTAAATGTAGTTATAGCTATGGATAGAGCAGGAATTGTAGGAGAAGATGGAGAAACTCATCAGGGTGTTTTTGATGTTAGTTTTTTAAGTGCTATACCAAATATTACCCTAGCGGCTCCAAGAGATGAGGCTATGATGGAAAAGATCATGGAATATGCATATTTTCATCAAGGCGTTTTTGCTTTTCGTTATCCTAGGGGTAATTTTTTATTAAATGATGATTTTAATCCATGCGAGATAAAACTTGCCAAAGCTCAAATTTTATCTAAAGCACAAAGTGATAAAGTATTTTTAGGTTTTGGTCAAGGTGTGGCTAAGGCAAAACTAGCTTTAGATAAATTTGGATTAGATTATGCGAGCTTAATAGATTTGATTTTTGCAAAGCCTTTAGATGAAGAGCTTTTAAAAGAGTTGGCAAAAGATACAAAAACTTGGTTTGTTTTTTCAGATAGTGCTAAAATAGGCGGAGTGGGAAGTTTGATTGCAAATTTTTTACAACAAGAAAATCTTTATCATATAAAACTAGTAAGTTTTGAATTTGAAGATCAATTTATAGCCCATGGCAAAACAAATGAAGTAGAAAAATTTTTAGAGCTTGATATTGATTCATTGTGTCAAAAAATTAAAATTTATTAA
- the xseA gene encoding exodeoxyribonuclease VII large subunit — protein sequence MKVSELNLKAKSLLEFHLDDVELSGEISKITIHSSGHWYFDLKDEKSSIACVMFKGFNQFVQAKPKVGDMLDLRGYVSLYEASGRYQFIAKSMQKTSFGDLEAKFLALKEKLEKEGLFDANVKKSIVKFPKKIGIITSFTSAALQDMLKLISQKEYNLCKITIFNALTQGQSAPNSLINALKKADECNLDAIILARGGGSREDLFCFNDEELARCIFSLKTPIVSAIGHEIDYVISDFVADLRAPTPSAAIDMIFPNKLSLEQGLDELAMRFKNQILNHLKFYQNKIDHLQNLAKAKSLENTFFLRKQKLDFLQSQLESVLNLKLLNYENKLNNFEELLTQHKNFFDKSKNLINLQKDGKNISLEKLKKGDIVKLCSINESKEAQIL from the coding sequence ATGAAAGTTTCAGAACTTAATCTAAAAGCTAAAAGTTTATTAGAATTTCATCTTGATGATGTAGAGCTTAGTGGAGAAATTTCTAAAATTACCATTCATAGTTCAGGGCATTGGTATTTTGATTTAAAAGATGAAAAATCAAGCATAGCTTGTGTGATGTTTAAAGGTTTTAATCAATTTGTTCAAGCTAAACCTAAGGTTGGCGATATGCTTGATCTAAGAGGTTATGTAAGTTTATATGAAGCAAGTGGTAGATATCAATTTATCGCTAAAAGTATGCAGAAAACAAGCTTTGGGGATTTAGAAGCTAAATTTTTAGCCCTAAAAGAAAAGCTTGAAAAAGAAGGTTTATTTGATGCAAATGTTAAAAAAAGCATTGTTAAATTTCCCAAAAAAATAGGTATAATCACTTCTTTTACTTCAGCTGCTTTGCAAGATATGTTAAAGTTAATTTCGCAAAAAGAATACAATCTTTGTAAAATAACTATTTTTAATGCTCTCACTCAAGGACAAAGCGCTCCAAATTCTTTGATAAATGCTTTAAAAAAAGCTGATGAGTGTAATTTAGATGCGATTATTTTAGCAAGAGGTGGTGGAAGTAGAGAAGATTTATTTTGTTTTAATGATGAAGAACTTGCAAGATGTATTTTTTCTTTAAAAACGCCTATTGTTTCTGCTATTGGACATGAGATTGATTATGTTATTAGTGATTTTGTAGCAGATTTAAGAGCACCAACTCCAAGTGCGGCTATTGATATGATTTTTCCAAATAAACTAAGTTTAGAGCAAGGACTTGATGAGCTCGCTATGCGTTTTAAAAACCAAATATTAAATCATCTTAAGTTTTATCAAAATAAAATAGATCATTTGCAAAATTTAGCCAAAGCGAAATCTTTAGAAAATACTTTTTTTCTTAGAAAACAAAAGCTTGATTTTTTACAAAGTCAACTAGAGAGCGTTTTAAATTTAAAATTATTAAATTATGAAAACAAACTTAATAATTTTGAAGAGCTTTTAACTCAGCATAAAAATTTTTTTGATAAAAGTAAAAATTTGATAAATTTACAAAAAGATGGCAAAAATATTTCTCTTGAAAAACTAAAAAAGGGAGATATTGTAAAACTTTGCTCAATAAATGAGAGTAAAGAAGCTCAAATACTATAA
- the kcuS gene encoding KCU-star family selenoprotein, whose protein sequence is MIKKLKLWYEKSERFFHPLVGVASYDKYLEHMREKHPKTPCKSRKEFFKDFLEKKYNSGLGKC, encoded by the coding sequence ATGATAAAAAAACTTAAATTATGGTATGAAAAATCCGAAAGGTTTTTTCATCCTTTAGTTGGAGTCGCAAGTTATGATAAATATCTTGAACATATGAGAGAAAAACATCCTAAAACACCTTGCAAAAGTAGAAAAGAATTTTTTAAAGATTTTCTTGAAAAAAAATATAATAGTGGCTTAGGAAAATGCTGA